The following proteins come from a genomic window of Saccharomyces mikatae IFO 1815 strain IFO1815 genome assembly, chromosome: 7:
- the LSG1 gene encoding ribosome biogenesis GTPase LSG1 (similar to Saccharomyces cerevisiae LSG1 (YGL099W); ancestral locus Anc_6.163) yields the protein MPPKEAPKKWKAPKGPKPNHRKNKNKLELGRAIKYARQKENAIEYLPDGEMRFTTDKHEANWVKLRSVTQESALDEFLSTAALADKDFTADRHSNVKIIRMDSGNDSATSQGFSMTNEQRGTLNAKQRALAKDLIVPRRPEWDEGMSKFQLDRQEKEAFLEWRRKLAHLQESNEDLLLTPFERNIEVWKQLWRVVERSDLVVQIVDARNPLLFRSVDLERYVKESDDRKANLLLVNKADLLTKKQRVAWAKYFISKNISFTFYSALRANQLLEKQKEMGDDYREQEFEEADEEGLDVDEEVLEKVKILSIDQLEELFLSKAPNEPLLPPLPGQSPLINIGLVGYPNVGKSSTINSLVGAKKVSVSSTPGKTKHFQTIKLSDSVMLCDCPGLVFPNFAYNKGELVCNGVLPIDQLRDYIEPAGLVAERIPKYYIEAIYGIHIQTKSRDEGGNGNIPTAQELLVAYARARGYMTQGYGSADEPRASRYILKDYVNGKLLYVNPPPHLEDDTPYTREECEEFNKDLYVFDRLPDTRKEQVQNAAKAKGIDIVDLARDLNQLTFSAHTGGDMQKEAKSVTHGGKQAALYNAAEDLDRDFFKMNNIEGKLSTPFHKVQNSSAGKRHNKKNKSKNAKSKFFSIENN from the coding sequence ATGCCACCAAAAGAAGCTCCCAAGAAATGGAAGGCACCAAAAGGACCAAAACCTAACCACcgtaaaaacaaaaataagcTTGAATTAGGTAGGGCGATTAAATATGCACGTCAAAAGGAAAACGCAATCGAGTATTTACCTGATGGTGAAATGAGGTTCACTACAGATAAACATGAAGCTAACTGGGTTAAATTAAGATCTGTGACTCAAGAATCTGCTCTCGATGAATTTCTAAGTACAGCTGCGCTAGCAGATAAGGATTTCACGGCTGATAGACATTCAAACGTCAAAATTATTAGAATGGATAGTGGAAATGATTCTGCAACTTCTCAAGGATTTTCTATGACTAATGAGCAGCGTGGAACTCTTAATGCGAAGCAGAGGGCGCTTGCTAAGGATTTGATCGTTCCAAGGAGGCCTGAATGGGATGAGGGTATGTCCAAGTTTCAACTGGATAgacaagaaaaggaagcaTTTTTAGaatggagaagaaaattggCGCATTTACAAGAAAGTAACGAAGACTTGTTGTTAACGccatttgaaagaaatattgagGTTTGGAAACAATTGTGGAGAGTAGTTGAAAGGTCAGATTTGGTTGTTCAAATTGTAGACGCAAGAAACCCATTGCTGTTTAGATCTGTCGATCTGGAAAGATATGTAAAAGAGTCGGATGATAGAAAGGCAAATTTACTGCTAGTCAATAAAGCTGATTTATTGACCAAGAAGCAGCGTGTCGCTTGGGCGAAATACTTTATCTCCAAAAATATTTCGTTCACGTTCTACTCTGCATTGAGAGCTAATCAATTGttagaaaaacaaaaggaaatgGGAGATGATTATAGAgaacaagaatttgaagaagctgATGAAGAGGGTTTAGatgttgatgaagaagttttggaaaaggTTAAAATTCTGTCCATTGATCAATTAGAAGAattgtttttatcaaaggCTCCTAATGAGCCCCTTTTACCACCCCTACCTGGTCAATCTCCTCTGATTAATATTGGTTTGGTTGGTTATCCAAATGTTGGTAAATCTTCTACAATTAATTCACTCGTGGGTGCCAAAAAAGTTTCCGTTTCATCCACACCCGGTAAAACCAAACATTTCCAAACCATTAAGCTGTCTGATTCTGTTATGCTCTGTGATTGCCCTGGTCTTGTCTTCCCAAATTTTGCATATAACAAGGGTGAGCTTGTATGTAATGGTGTTTTGCCTATTGATCAGTTACGTGATTATATTGAACCAGCAGGTTTAGTAGCAGAAAGGATACCTAAGTACTACATTGAGGCCATTTACGGTATCCATATTCAAACCAAATCAAGGGATGAAGGGGGGAATGGGAATATACCAACTGCACAAGAGTTGTTAGTAGCATACGCCAGAGCACGTGGTTATATGACTCAAGGTTACGGTTCCGCCGATGAACCAAGGGCAAGTCGTTATATATTGAAAGATTACGTTAATGGGAAACTGCTGTATGTCAATCCTCCACCCCATCTAGAGGATGACACACCTTACACTAGAGAAGAGTGTGAAGAATTCAACAAGGACCTATATGTCTTTGATAGACTACCTGATACTAGAAAGGAGCAAGTACAAAACGCTGCTAAGGCTAAAGGTATTGATATAGTGGATTTGGCTCGTGATTTAAACCAGCTAACTTTTTCTGCTCACACAGGTGGGGATATGCAGAAAGAAGCCAAATCTGTCACACACGGTGGTAAGCAGGCTGCACTATACAATGCTGCTGAGGACTTGGATAGGGATTTCTTCAAGATGAACAACATCGAAGGTAAATTAAGTACACCATTCCACAAAGTTCAAAATAGCTCAGCTGGTAAGAGacacaacaagaaaaataaaagtaaaaatgcgaaaagtaaatttttcagcatCGAAAATAACTAG
- the USE1 gene encoding SNAP receptor USE1 (similar to Saccharomyces cerevisiae USE1 (YGL098W); ancestral locus Anc_6.164) produces the protein MTEISNDPFLIYVLNTKQLSNLDRLRKKAVTKQLELSADNKNSEEFLKYQHMYQTEAFECSQKRHDSHKIMENEYELYQRSSKTRRYSIDLDSVPAADMDPQAVNSNEDFLDRDEDNDAVMELRKRLLGKQQSKGLGYESTKSVDRQIEDQDTLQQDLIQDMSKLVGSLKQGAVAFQSALDEDKQVLGAAEIGIQVASQGLMDVSGKLKKYDKSKLSYLFYITVFIFMILGLVFTFIIIQLFPAL, from the coding sequence ATGACGGAGATATCCAACGATCCGTTTTTGATCTACGTATTGAATACCAAACAGTTAAGTAATTTGGACCGCCTACGAAAGAAAGCAGTTACAAAACAACTAGAATTAAGTGCTGACAATAAGAATTCAGAAgagtttttgaagtatCAACATATGTACCAAACAGAAGCATTTGAATGTTCACAGAAAAGACACGATTCACACAAAATAATGGAGAATGAATACGAACTGTACCAAAGAAGTTCtaaaacaagaagataCAGTATCGATTTAGATTCCGTGCCTGCAGCAGATATGGATCCACAAGCAGTAAACTCAAATGAGGACTTTCTTGATAGGgatgaagataatgatgCTGTTATGGAACTAAGGAAGAGGTTGTTAGGGAAACAGCAGAGCAAGGGTCTGGGATATGAATCCACTAAATCAGTCGATAGGCAAATTGAAGATCAAGATACCTTGCAACAGGATTTGATTCAAGATATGAGCAAACTTGTGGGTAGTCTGAAACAGGGAGCTGTGGCTTTTCAATCCGCACTTGATGAAGACAAACAAGTCCTTGGAGCTGCAGAGATTGGCATTCAAGTTGCCTCTCAAGGTTTAATGGATGTCAGTGGcaaattaaagaaatatGACAAAAGTAAATTGAGTTACCTGTTTTATATAAcagttttcattttcatgaTTCTTGGGCTGGTGTTCACTTTCATTATAATTCAACTCTTCCCAGCACTATAA
- the SRM1 gene encoding Ran guanyl-nucleotide exchange factor (similar to Saccharomyces cerevisiae SRM1 (YGL097W); ancestral locus Anc_6.166) produces MVKRTSAANGDAVGTHKAKKISKTRASHIINTQEDFKHMYLSVQPLDIFCWGTGSMCELGLGPLAKNKEVKRPRLNPYLPRDEAKIISFAVGGMHSLALDEDSNVWSWGCNDVGALGRDTSNAKEQLKDMDADDSSDDEDGDLNELESTPAKIPRESFPPLAEGHKVVQLAATDNMSCVLFSNGEVYAWGTFRCNEGILGFYQEKIKIQTTPWKVPTFSKYDIVQLAPGKDHILFLDEEGMVFAWGNGQQNQLGRKVMERFRLKTLDPRPFGLRHVKYIASGENHCFALTKDNKLVSWGLNQFGQCGVSKDVEDGALVTKPKKLELPDNVVVRSIAAGEHHSLILSQDGDLYSCGRLDMFEVGIPKENLPEYTYKDVHGKARAVPLPTKLNNVPKFKSVAAGSHHSIALAQNGIAYSWGFGETYAVGLGPSEDDTEVPTRIKNTATQDHNIILVGCGGQFSVSGGIKLSDEEAEKRADEMDD; encoded by the coding sequence ATGGTTAAAAGAACAAGCGCCGCCAATGGAGATGCGGTTGGTACTCACAAAGCTAAGAAAATATCTAAGACTCGTGCCTCTCATATTATAAATACCCAGGAAGATTTCAAGCACATGTACTTAAGTGTCCAACCATTGGATATTTTTTGTTGGGGTACTGGTTCCATGTGTGAACTTGGTTTGGGTCCGCTCGCCAAGAACAAGGAAGTCAAAAGACCAAGGTTAAATCCATATCTGCCTCGTGATGAGGCAAagattatttcttttgcagTCGGTGGTATGCACAGCTTGGCCCTTGATGAAGACAGCAACGTTTGGTCTTGGGGTTGCAACGATGTGGGTGCTTTAGGTAGAGATACTTCCAACGCTAAGGAGCAACTCAAGGACATGGATGCCGATGATTCAAGTGATGACGAAGATGGTGACTTAAATGAATTGGAATCGACACCAGCTAAAATACCAAGGGAATCTTTTCCACCTTTAGCAGAGGGACACAAGGTGGTGCAATTGGCAGCCACAGACAACATGAGTTGCGTGTTGTTCAGCAACGGTGAAGTATATGCATGGGGTACTTTTCGTTGCAACGAAGGTATCTTAGGGTTttaccaagaaaaaattaaaattcaAACGACCCCATGGAAAGTGCCTACTTTCTCCAAATACGATATCGTTCAATTAGCACCTGGTAAGGACCACATACTTTTCttggatgaagaaggtATGGTATTTGCTTGGGGTAACGGTCAACAGAACCAACTAGGAAGAAAAGTTATGGAAAGATTTCGTTTAAAGACCTTGGATCCCAGACCATTTGGATTAAGACATGTGAAATACATCGCATCAGGGGAAAATCATTGTTTTGCCTTGACCAAGGATAACAAGTTAGTGAGTTGGGGATTGAACCAGTTTGGTCAATGTGGTGTTTCCAAGGATGTGGAAGATGGTGCACTTGTTACCAAGCCGAAAAAGTTAGAGTTGCCCGACAACGTCGTCGTAAGAAGTATTGCTGCTGGTGAGCATCACTCATTAATCTTATCTCAAGATGGTGATTTGTATTCATGCGGTAGGTTGGACATGTTTGAAGTTGGGattccaaaagaaaacttacCAGAGTATACTTACAAAGACGTTCATGGAAAGGCACGTGCAGTACCACTGCCAACAAAACTGAATAATGTTCCCAAGTTCAAAAGTGTCGCAGCGGGGTCACATCATTCAATTGCGCTCGCTCAAAATGGTATTGCCTACTCTTGGGGATTTGGTGAAACCTATGCCGTTGGATTAGGTCCTTCCGAGGATGATACCGAAGTTCCAACTAGAATCAAAAACACTGCAACACAGGATCATAATATCATTCTAGTCGGCTGTGGAGGTCAGTTTTCTGTATCTGGTGGAATCAAACTctctgatgaagaagctgAAAAGAGAGCAGATGAAATGGATGATTAA
- the TOS8 gene encoding Tos8p (similar to Saccharomyces cerevisiae TOS8 (YGL096W) and CUP9 (YPL177C); ancestral locus Anc_6.170) translates to MGTSIVDLNQKIELPPIQALFESLNQENEPKLCFEEHRVYRPKPSFIPRTNIAVGSPVNPVPVSSPVFFIGPSPAGGVHNNAMVGQGVPQFPTVYKNREVIPTGARDYVIAVGRPPVSSLQPKYERMTTSDCYQNQRLSQSYAVNANTMVGSYTIPQPISISRGKMVSGNINMNTVHGSSNEFSVKEKKHKAHGKRTNLPKATVSILNKWLLEHINNPYPTVQEKRELLAKTGLTKLQISNWFINARRRKIFSGQNDANNFKRKFSSSADLTKL, encoded by the coding sequence aTGGGCACTAGCATAGTAGACctaaatcaaaaaattgagcTGCCCCCAATTCAGGCCTTATTCGAATCACTAAACCAAGAAAACGAGCCGAAGCTATGCTTCGAAGAACACAGAGTTTATCGACCTAAACCCTCATTTATTCCCAGAACAAACATTGCTGTCGGTAGTCCAGTTAACCCAGTTCCAGTATCATCCcctgtttttttcatagGTCCTTCTCCAGCGGGAGGTGTTCATAATAATGCTATGGTGGGCCAGGGCGTACCTCAATTCCCAACTGTGTATAAAAACCGAGAAGTTATACCTACTGGTGCGAGAGATTATGTAATAGCTGTGGGTAGGCCTCCTGTATCTTCTTTGCAGCCTAAGTATGAGCGTATGACAACTTCTGACTGTTACCAAAATCAAAGGTTATCACAGTCCTATGCTGTAAATGCGAACACAATGGTAGGCAGCTATACAATTCCTCAGCCTATTAGCATTTCAAGAGGTAAGATGGTGTCTGGTAACATAAACATGAATACAGTCCACGGATCTAGTAACGAATTTTCcgtgaaagaaaaaaaacacaaGGCCCATGGTAAAAGAACTAATTTGCCTAAAGCCACTGTTTCTATCCTAAATAAATGGTTACTTGAGCACATAAATAACCCTTATCCAACAGTACAGGAAAAGAGGGAACTACTAGCAAAAACTGGTCTCACTAAACTCCAAATTTCAAACTGGTTCATCAATGcaaggagaagaaaaatcttttctGGTCAGAATGACGCGAACAATTTCAAGAGAAAATTTAGCTCTTCCGCAGATTTGACTAAACTTTGA
- the VPS45 gene encoding Vps45p (similar to Saccharomyces cerevisiae VPS45 (YGL095C); ancestral locus Anc_6.174), with product MNLFDVADYYINKIVTSQSKSSVANVNEHQRIKVLLLDKNTTPTISLCATQSDLLKQEIYLVEKIENERRDVSRHLRCLVYVKPTEETLQYLLRELRNPRYGEYQIFFSNIVSKSQLERLAESDDLEAVTKVEEIFQDFFILNQDLFSLDLQPKEFLSSKLIWSEMGLTECTNSLVSVLLSLKIKPEIRFESASKLCERLAKEVFYEIGKNERTFFDFPVMDSTPVLLILDRKTDPITPLLQPWTYQSMINEYIGIKRNIVDLSKVPKIDKDLEKVSLSSKQDAFFRDTMYLNFGELGDKVKQYVTTYKDKTQTNSQINSIEDIKNFIEKYPEFRKLSGNVAKHMAIVGELDRQLRIQNIWEVSEIEQNLSAHDANEEDFSDLIKLLQNENVDKYYKLKLACIFSFKNQANSDKVQKLVEILAQQLPPEDVNFFHKFKSLFSHQDNISQNKHDKDDILTELARRFNSRMNSKSNTAENVYMQHIPEISTLLTELSKNTLSRDRFKALDTQKHGATQAQFNKDVPQDVILFVIGGVTYEEARLVHEFNATMNNRMRVVLGGTSMLSTKEYMNSIRNMK from the coding sequence ATGAATCTATTTGATGTTGCTGATTACTATATAAACAAGATTGTGACATCTCAATCGAAATCTAGTGTAGCCAATGTCAACGAACACCAAAGGATTAAGGTTCTACTGCTGGATAAGAACACCACACCTACAATATCTCTATGTGCCACTCAAAGTGATTTGCTGAAGCAGGAAATCTACTTGGTagagaaaattgaaaatgagCGACGCGATGTATCCAGGCATTTAAGATGCTTAGTCTACGTTAAACCCACAGAGGAAACGTTGCAATATCTCTTACGTGAATTGAGAAATCCACGGTATGGCGAGtaccaaatatttttcagtaaCATTGTTTCCAAGTCTCAATTAGAAAGGCTAGCTGAATCAGACGATCTGGAGGCCGTCACTAAGGTGgaagaaatatttcaagactttttcattttaaaTCAggatttgttttctttagaTTTGCAGccaaaagaatttttgagtAGTAAGCTAATTTGGAGCGAAATGGGGCTAACAGAATGCACCAACAGTCTGGTATCTGTGCTTTTATCCCTGAAGATAAAACCAGAAATTAGGTTCGAAAGTGCTAGTAAACTGTGCGAACGACTAGctaaagaagttttttaTGAGATTGGTAAGAATGAAAGgactttttttgattttcctGTGATGGATTCAACACCTGTATTACTGATCTTGGATCGCAAGACTGATCCTATAACCCCTTTACTGCAACCTTGGACCTATCAGTCAATGATTAATGAGTATATAGGTATCAAGCGAAATATAGTTGATCTATCGAAGGTGCCTAAGATTGATAAGGATCTGGAAAAGGTCTCCTTATCATCGAAACAAGATGCCTTCTTCAGGGACACCATgtatttgaattttggGGAACTAGGCGATAAAGTAAAACAGTATGTGACCACTTACAAAGACAAGACACAAACAAACAGCCAAATAAATtctattgaagatattaaAAACTTCATTGAGAAGTACCCCGAGTTTAGGAAACTATCTGGAAATGTAGCTAAACATATGGCAATAGTTGGGGAATTAGATAGACAATTGAGAATACAAAATATATGGGAAGTAAGTGAAATAGAACAAAATCTATCTGCACATGATGCCAATGAAGAGGATTTTTCTGATCTGATTAAATTGTTACAGAATGAAAATGTAGATAAATATTACAAGTTAAAACTTGCatgcattttttcttttaaaaatcAAGCCAACTCAGACAAGGTTCAAAAACTAGTAGAGATTTTGGCGCAACAACTTCCTCCCGAAGACgttaacttttttcataagTTTAAATCGCTTTTTAGCCACCAGGATAATATTAGTCAAAATAAACACGATAAAGACGATATACTAACCGAACTAGCAAGAAGATTTAATAGCAGAATGAATTCTAAGAGTAACACTGCTGAAAATGTTTATATGCAACACATTCCAGAAATCTCGACATTACTAACAGAACTCTCCAAAAATACTCTATCCAGAGATCGTTTCAAAGCATTAGATACTCAAAAGCATGGGGCGACTCAAGCCCAATTTAATAAGGATGTACCTCAAGATGTCATATTGTTTGTTATTGGCGGCGTAACTTATGAGGAAGCAAGACTGGTTCATGAATTTAACGCAACAATGAATAATAGGATGAGAGTAGTCTTGGGGGGTACTTCCATGCTCTCGACTAAAGAGTATATGAATTCCATTAGAAATATGAAATAA
- the PAN2 gene encoding poly(A)-specific ribonuclease (similar to Saccharomyces cerevisiae PAN2 (YGL094C); ancestral locus Anc_6.176) translates to MNNWQHFFNNPVDLSEHLKKPYFRFDNRDKEVTAISFDEKANLIWSGDSYGCISSYDPTFQLYTRYRGHIGGNSVKDILSHRDGILSISEDSLHFANRRGVTKLNLTSIDIAAFSELNTMCYTPHSLQNNIYCGGDNTNWGIASIDLNKGTLDSLLNYSFKVKLLCSNNKILSIGRQTGSVDLLDPASNRTIKSFNAHSASISAMDLRDNTLVTVGKSKRFYNLYADPFVNVYDIRTMRQLPPVSFSKGTTMGSGGADFVQLHPLLPTVMIVASSSGSFDFIDLSNPTLRTQYVHPCQSIKKFSLSPNGDVLGILEADNHLDTWRRSSNNMGMFTNTPEMLSYPDYFNDITSDAPISVDDDTYPLSSVGMPYYLDKLLSAWPHVVFKSEGTIPQLVGKAPLPSSGKLKSNTAVISSQNEILNSSEFPLLRYDRTKYGMRNTVPDYVCLRDLRKQITTGIETSDIQTYTAINKYEVPPAYSRLPLTSGRFGTDNFNFTPFNNTEYSGLDPDVDNHYTNAIIQLYRFIPEMFNFVVGCLKDENFKTTLLTDLGYLFDMMDRSQGKICSSSNFQASLKSLTDKRELKSNVSQEHLEEYLESLCIGESIEDFSSSESIKRNMPQKFNRFLLSQLIKEEAQTVNHNITLNQCFGLETEIKTECSCDHYETTVKLLPSLSISGINKTAIKQLNKKSNGLNILPYIEYAMKSVIQKNSICPVCGKAETITQEHTVKNLPSVLSLELSLLDTELSNIRPSKNWLISEFYGSIIKNKAFLRASASELKGTGHIFKYELNGYVAKITDNNNETRLVTYIRKYDPNKNDFKWLMFNEYLVVEISEEEALKMTYPWKTPEIIIYCDAEELRKPFFSVDTYSINYDILFRDYFANGIRDTARSEYKLLTHNEAPKSGTLVAIDAEFVSLQSELCEIDHQGIRSIVRPKRTALARISIIRGEEGELYGVPFVDDYVVNTNHIEDYLTRYSGILPGDLDPTKSTKRLVERNVVYRKVWLLMQLGCVFVGHGLNNDFKHININVPKNQIRDTAIYFLQGKRYLSLRYLAYVLLGMNIQEGNHDSIEDAHTALILYKKYLDLKQKAIFEKVLNSVYEEGRAHNFKVPENLKG, encoded by the coding sequence ATGAATAATTGGCAacatttcttcaacaatcCTGTTGATCTTTCGGAACATCTGAAAAAGCCATACTTTCGCTTCGATAATAGGGACAAGGAAGTTACAGCGATTAGCTTCGATGAGAAGGCAAATTTAATATGGAGCGGAGATAGTTATGGTTGCATTTCCTCATATGACCCAACATTTCAACTTTATACAAGATATAGGGGTCACATAGGCGGAAACTCTGTAAAGGACATCCTTAGCCATCGAGATGGTATTTTATCTATTAGTGAAGATTCATTGCATTTTGCTAATAGAAGAGGCGTTACTAAATTAAACTTAACTAGCATTGATATTGCTGCATTTAGTGAGTTAAATACCATGTGCTATACTCCCCATTCGCtacaaaataatatttacTGTGGTGGTGACAACACAAACTGGGGAATTGCCTCAATTGACTTGAATAAAGGTACATTGGACTCACTTTTGAACTACTCTTTCAAGGTGAAGTTACTGTGCtctaataataaaatactGTCTATCGGGAGACAAACAGGGTCTGTGGATTTGCTAGATCCGGCATCCAATCGTACAATAAAATCTTTTAATGCACACTCTGCATCCATATCCGCTATGGATTTACGAGATAATACCTTGGTCACAGTAGGAAAATCCAAAAGATTTTATAACCTATATGCTGACCCATTTGTGAATGTCTACGATATCAGAACAATGCGTCAACTTCCTCCAGTCTCTTTTTCTAAAGGAACAACTATGGGATCTGGAGGTGCAGACTTTGTTCAATTACACCCTTTGCTTCCTACTGTTATGATTGTCGCTTCTAGTTCGggttcttttgatttcattgaTCTTTCCAATCCAACTTTGAGAACACAATATGTTCATCCTTGCCAATCAATTAAGAAGTTCTCTTTATCACCCAACGGTGATGTATTGGGCATACTAGAGGCAGATAACCACCTAGATACATGGAGAAGATCATCTAACAATATGGGAATGTTTACCAATACACCTGAAATGTTGTCATACCCTGATTATTTTAATGACATTACATCTGACGCTCCTATATCAGTCGATGACGATACGTATCCCTTGAGTTCTGTGGGAATGCCTTACTATCTTGACAAACTTTTATCTGCGTGGCCTCATGTAGTATTTAAAAGTGAAGGCACTATACCACAATTAGTTGGTAAAGCACCACTACCATCGAGCGGGAAGTTAAAAAGCAATACCGCTGTGATCTCAAGCCAAAATGAGATATTGAACTCATCAGAGTTTCCTCTGTTACGATATGATCGCACCAAATACGGTATGAGAAATACTGTACCAGACTATGTTTGTTTAAGAGATTTGAGGAAACAGATAACAACCGGTATAGAAACTAGTGATATACAAACGTATACAGCAATAAACAAGTACGAAGTACCACCTGCGTACAGTAGACTACCGCTGACATCAGGCAGGTTTGGTACGgataattttaatttcaCTCCCTTTAATAACACGGAATATTCCGGATTAGATCCAGATGTTGACAACCACTATACAAATGCTATCATACAATTATACCGTTTTATTCCCGAAATGTTTAATTTCGTAGTCGGATGTttgaaagatgaaaatttcaaaacaaCCTTGTTAACTGATCTGGGTTATCTCTTCGATATGATGGACAGATCACaaggaaaaatttgtaGCTCCTCCAACTTCCAAGCGTCGTTGAAATCTTTAACGGACAAAAGAGAATTAAAAAGCAATGTATCACAAGAGCATCTAGAAGAATATTTAGAATCGCTGTGCATAGGAGAAAGCATTGAAGATTTTAGTTCCTCTGAAAGTATTAAACGCAACATGcctcaaaaattcaatagATTCCTGCTTTCACAACTCATTAAAGAGGAAGCACAAACCGTCAATCATAATATAACACTCAATCAATGTTTTGGTCTTGAAACggaaataaaaacagaatGTAGTTGCGATCACTATGAAACTACTGTCAAACTGCTACCTTCTCTATCAATTTCAGGAATTAATAAGACTGCAATAAAGcaattaaataaaaagagcAACGGGCTAAATATATTACCATACATCGAATACGCCATGAAAAGTGTAATCCAAAAGAACAGTATCTGCCCCGTCTGTGGAAAAGCCGAAACTATTACTCAGGAGCATACAGTCAAGAATCTGCCTTCAGTACTGTCATTGGAATTATCACTATTAGATACTGAATTGTCAAATATAAGGCCGTCGAAGAATTGGTTGATTAGTGAATTTTATGGTAGTATTATAAAGAACAAGGCATTCTTACGAGCATCAGCATCCGAGTTGAAGGGCACAGGCCACATATTCAAATACGAATTGAACGGTTATGTAGCTAAAATTACTGACAACAATAACGAGACGCGTCTAGTGACATACATTAGAAAGTATGATCCGAACAAAAATGACTTCAAGTGGCTCATGTTTAATGAGTATCTGGTTGTTGAGAtatcagaagaagaggCGCTTAAGATGACATACCCTTGGAAGACACCAGAGATTATCATATATTGTGATGCGGAAGAATTGCGGAAACCATTTTTCTCTGTTGATACGTATTCCATTAACTATGATATATTATTTCGTGATTATTTTGCAAACGGAATAAGGGATACTGCAAGAAGCGAGTATAAGTTACTAACACACAATGAAGCACCCAAATCAGGAACTTTAGTAGCCATTGATGCAGAGTTTGTTTCATTGCAAAGCGAATTATGTGAAATTGATCACCAAGGAATCAGAAGTATTGTTAGACCTAAAAGAACTGCTCTTGCCAGAATATCCATTATTAGAGGCGAGGAAGGAGAACTATATGGTGTACCTTTTGTTGATGATTACGTGGTAAATACAAACCACATAGAAGACTACCTAACAAGATACAGTGGGATACTCCCCGGTGACTTAGATCCTACAAAAAGTACTAAAAGACTTGTAGAAAGAAATGTAGTATATCGGAAAGTCTGGCTGCTAATGCAGCTTGGTTGTGTATTTGTTGGTCACGGTTTGAATAACGATTTCAAACACATTAATATCAACGTCCCAAAAAACCAAATTCGCGATACCGCCATATACTTCTTACAAGGAAAGAGATACCTTTCATTACGTTACCTGGCATATGTGTTGCTAGGAATGAATATCCAAGAAGGAAATCATGATTCTATTGAGGATGCACATACTGCTTTGattctttacaaaaaataCCTCGATTTAAAACAGAAAGCAATTTTCGAGAAGGTCCTGAACAGCGTATATGAAGAAGGAAGAGCCCACAATTTCAAAGTCCCAGAAAACCTAAAGGGGtag